A region from the Brassica napus cultivar Da-Ae chromosome C8, Da-Ae, whole genome shotgun sequence genome encodes:
- the LOC106408792 gene encoding uncharacterized protein LOC106408792, whose protein sequence is MTLRPSFRSRGNPSKAASASRGSDRNQGGSFLISMKEVLDDGGSKPVVETTPTEVVAQDAAPLPEVQVPEADYQAPKGTSEVEPSRHKRPRTDQGGAPTRSSSSSSRGGTVGWSFTHSKPGSILDDSWGLAAIMRHLKSVGCPLPALKDLTNRDEYLDIAHCMGQLAGAVNRAQLRFENALYAAPNAGELAEVTEMVKAAKADLDQARV, encoded by the exons ATGACTCTGCGACCATCATTCCGTTCTAGGGGTAACCCCTCTAAAGCTGCCAGTGCTTCTCGTGGAAGCGACAGGAACCAAGGAGGATCGTTCCTTATCTCAATGAAGGAAGTTTTGGACGACGGAGGATCCAAACCTGTTGTCGAGACTACTCCAACTGAGGTTGTAGCTCAGGATGCTGCTCCTCTCCCTGAGGTCCAGGTGCCGGAGGCTGACTACCAGGCTCCGAAGGGTACCTCTGAGGTCGAGCCGTCGAGACACAAGAGGCCCAGGACCGATCAGGGCGGAGCTCCCACccgttcttcttcctcgtcctctagaGGAGGGACTGTTGGGTGGAGCTTTACCCATTCGAAGCCTGGGTCGATCCTGGACGACTCTTGGGGCCTAGCTGCGATAATGAGGCACCTGAAGAGCGTGGGATGTCCCCTTCCAGCGCTCAAGGACCTGACTAACCGAGATGAGTATCTCGATATTGCTCACTGTATGGGTCAG TTGGCTGGGGCTGTTAACAGGGCCCAGCTCAGGTTTGAGAATGCTCTGTATGCTGCCCCCAATGCTGGTGAACTTGCTGAGGTTACCGAGATGGTTAAGGCAGCCAAAGCCGATCTTGACCAAGCCCGGGTTTGA